The Humulus lupulus chromosome 3, drHumLupu1.1, whole genome shotgun sequence genome window below encodes:
- the LOC133822815 gene encoding uncharacterized protein LOC133822815: MGNYMFYEMTVEENWELIYKKEYNNNGGGSSVVVDVVVQKEMVVVGGEEAVVDDKFVADGVLWFRSMNCDEEETSVGLNLAVYERMKREQERVGWVKGKEKEVRVQRTEECGGSMGWKRFGCYVLIERFVLKRMEESVTLSHEFRHSHVIRTKWE, encoded by the coding sequence ATGGGGAACTACATGTTCTATGAGATGACAGTTGAAGAAAACTGGGAATTGATATATAAAAAGGAATATAATAACAATGGAGGAGGGAGTTCTGTGGTTGTGGATGTTGTTGTTCAGAAAGAAATGGTTGTGGTTGGAGGTGAGGAAGCTGTGGTTGATGACAAGTTTGTAGCTGATGGGGTTTTGTGGTTTAGAAGTATGAATTGTGATGAAGAAGAGACCAGTGTTGGGTTGAATTTAGCTGTTTATGAGAGAATGAAACGGGAGCAAGAAAGGGTTGGATGggttaaggggaaagaaaaggaagTGAGAGTACAAAGGACAGAGGAATGTGGAGGATCAATGGGTTGGAAGAGATTTGGGTGTTATGTATTGATTGAAAGGTTTGTtttgaaaagaatggaagaaagcGTAACACTTAGCCATGAGTTCAGGCACTCTCATGTGATTAGGACCAAGTGGGAATGA
- the LOC133824356 gene encoding uncharacterized protein LOC133824356: MNGVTFDFNEECLNAFKVLKEKLFSALIVVAPNWDILFELMCNASDCVVGEVLGQHIDKVYWSIYYASRTLNDAQLNYAIIEKELLAIVYAFDKFRLYLICKKVIVYTDHYAIKYLMTEKDAKARLIKWAILLQEFDMEIAMRRNSCEGMQSGFYWPNLFKDANSFVKACDCCQLDYVSKWVEAAATKENDGKKIIKFLHKHIFTRFGTPKALISDEGTHLCNKQLDALLAWYGVYHRTALPYHPQSNGQADREVKSIIEKTVDRSRKNCSKKLDDIQNSNWDVSL; encoded by the exons ATGAACGGTGTTACCTTTGACTTTAACGAAGAGTGCCTAAATGCTTTTAAGGTACTTAAGGAGAAGTTATTCTCGGCACTGATAGTTGTTGCACCAAATTGGGATATTCTATTTGAATTGATGTGCAATGCAAGTGATTGTGTAGTGGGGGAAGTGTTGGGCCAACATATTGATAAGGTATATTGgtctatttattatgctagtAGGACTCTCAATGATGCACAATTGAACTATGCCATAATAGAGAAGGAACTCCTCGCAATAGTATATGCATTTGACAAATTTAGACTGTACCTCATTTGCAAAAAAGTAATAGTGTATACTGACCATTATGCTATCAAGTACCTGATGACAGAGAAAGATGCAAAAGCCCGCCTCATTAAATGGGCCATActattgcaagagtttgatatggagatCGCGATGAGAAGG AATAGCTGTGAAGGTATGCAAAGTGGATTCTATTGGCCAAATTTGTTTAAGGATGCTAATTCTTTTGTGAAGGCATGTGATTGTTGTCAAC TGGACTATGTGTCAAAGTGGGTTGAGGCTGCTGCAACAAAGGAAAATGAtggtaaaaaaatcataaaatttttgCACAAGCACATTTTCACAAGGTTTGGTACTCCCAAAGCTCTCATTAGCGATGAAGGGACTCATTTATGCAATAAGCAACTTGATGCTCTACTTGCTTGGTATGGAGTATACCACCGCACTGCTTTACCATATCACCCTCAATCGAATGGTCAAGCTGACAGGGAGGTGAAAAGTATCATTGAGAAGACGGTAGATAGGTCCAGGAAAAATTGTTCTAAGAAGCTTGACGACATTCAAAACTCCAATTGGGATGTCTCCTTATAG
- the LOC133824357 gene encoding uncharacterized protein LOC133824357 has protein sequence MPCYVKFMKEILSKKRKLEDYETVALTEECSAIPQRKMPQKLRDPGSRLGLGEARPRTFTLQLEDRLVKHPRGIIEDVLVKVDKFIFPANFIVLDREEDTYVPIILGRHFLATGKALIDVQKGELRLRVQGDEVVFSVFKAMTYSRASDNCYSIDVIDNVVSRRRWNSDALEVVLAGGEEDNDDAEMKEYVKWINSYQPYKKKFKELEQGLERPLLSIEQPPELEVKSLPDHLCYAYLGEKETLPVIVSTTLSKIKTEKLLRVLRSHKLDIGWTLADIRGISPSIVMHRILMEEDNKPFIEA, from the exons ATGCCTTGTTACgtaaagtttatgaaggagatccTCTCTAAGAAGAGAAAGCTGGAAGATTATGAGACTGTTGCTTTAACCGAAGAGTGCAGTGCAATTCCACAAAGAAAAATgccccaaaagctgagagatccaGGGAGT AGACTTGGTTTAGGTGAGGCTAGGCCTAGAACATTCACTCTACAGTTGGAAGACCGTTTAGTGAAGCATCCacggggtattattgaagatgtgTTGGTGAAAGTGGATAAATTCATTTTTCCTGCTAACTTTATTGTTCTTGACAGGGAAGAGGATACATATGTGCCTATCATTCTTGGAAGACATTTCTTAGCCACTGGGAAAGCTCTAATTGATGTTCAAAAGGGAGAGCTTCGATTGAGAGTTCAGGGGGATGAGGTTGTGTTTAGTGTTTTTAAGGCGATGACATATTCGAGAGCTAGTGACAATTGTTATAGCATTGATGTGATTGATAATGTAGTTTCAAGAAGAAGGTGGAATAGTGATGCCTTAGAGGTGGTTTTGGCAGGTGGTGAGGAAGATAATGATGATGCCGAGATGAAGGAATATGTCAAGTGGATAAACTCTTACCAACCATACAAAAAGAAGTTCAAAGAGTTGGAACAAGGGCTAGAAAGACCATTGCTATCCATTGAGCAGCCACCAGAGTTGGAAGTAAAGTCTCTACCAGATCATTTATGTTATGCTTATTTGGGTGAGAAAGAGACTTTACCTGTAATTGTATCCACTACACTTTCTAAAATAAAGACGGAGAAGTTATTGAGGGTTTTGCGATCCCATAAATTAGACATTGGTTGGAcattggcagatattagaggGATAAGCCCTTCAATAGTGATGCATAGAATCTTGATGGAAGAGGATAATAAGCCATTTATAGAAGCTTAG